The genomic DNA CACCAGCTTGGTCAGGTAGGCCTCTTGCTGCTCAGGAGTGCCGTGCTCGGAAATGGTGTTCATCGCACCGTGGGACAGGCCCGGGTACATGCCCCACGACCAGTTGGCGGCGCCGACCATTTCGCTCACCGCCAGGCCCAGGGATTCCGGCAGGCCCTGGCCACCGTGCTCCACGTCGTGGGCCAGGCTTGGCCAGCCGCCTTCGACGAATTGTTTGTAGGCTTCTTTGAAACCGGTAGGGGTCTTAACGCCTGACTCGCTCCAGGTGCAACCTTCGATGTCACCCACGCGGTTCAACGGTGCCAGCACTTGCTCACAGAACTTGGCGCCTTCCTGAAGGATGGCGTCAACCATGTCCGGGGTAGCGTCCTGGCAAGCCGGCAGGCTCTGATAGTGCGCTTCATAACCGAGCAGTTCGTCACGAACGAAGCGAATATCACGCAAGGGGGCCTTGTAGTCAGGCATAGCGATAAACCTCTGCTGATGTATCTGGGATGAACAACCGCGTGGATGAGTGATGGCGGTCAAACAGGTGTTTGAAACATACGTTTACGACCTGGGGATGTCAAGCGTCGTCCTGAAGCCGTTTGTCATGACATGAATCAACCCCAGGCACGGCAAGGCCTGCGGCGCGATGCCACGTCAAAAAGGAGTTTAGGAGTTCTGCGGGGTGACGCAGGGCAAATGTGGGAGCTGGCTTGCCTGCGATGCAGACGCAGAGGTGTATCAGGAAGATTGAGTCGATACCATCGCAGGCAAGCCAGCTCCCACAGAAAGCGAGAGCCAGCGCATAGGTAGATTAAGCGTAGGTGTCGATCAACGTACCGAGCATTTCATCCGAAGCCTTGGCGACTTTTGCGCCCAGCTCCACTTGAAACTTGCCCTGGGCCATTTCGACCATGTTGCTCGCCGAATTGGACGGCTGGGCGCGATCGTTGGCTTGCAAGCGATCACTTTGTGCATCCGAGGGCTGGGTCGTCGCGGTACCGGCGATTTTGCCGGCCGCCTGGTCGACACGGTTCTGCCCGGTCTGAATGCTGCTCAGCCCCGAATAAAACGCGCTGCTTCCAGAGATTTCCATGGCGTAAGCCTGCCTTTAGAGAATCGTGAATATGAATTGAAGCAGACAACCCGGCGAAACGCCCGTCAAAAACACTAATGGCATAATGCCTTAGCGATAGCCAAAATCAGTCAAGCAGGTCCAATTCCAGGTACTCGGCCACCGCTTCGGCCCCGGCCTGCTTGAGTTTCGGCACGCGCCCCAGGCACGGCGCCGGCAAGCGTTCAGCCAGGGTGGCAAGGTTTTCTTCCAGACGAGAGGTCTTGGGGTCGATGATATTCGCCACCCAGCCTGCCAATACCAGGCCGTCCCGCGCGATGGCCTCGGCCGTGAGCAAGGCATGGCTGATACAGCCCAGGCGCACGCCCACCACCAGAATCACCGGCAGCTTGAGCGCCATGGCCAGGTCCGACAGGTTGCTCTGATCGGCCAGCGGCACGCGCCAGCCGCCCGCCCCTTCGATCAAGGTGAAATCCGCCTGAAGCGCCAGAATCCGCTGCATGGGTTTGAGCAGTGATTGCACGGTCAGCGCCACGCCCGCTTCGCGCGCGGCCAAATGGGGTGCAATGGCGGGCTCGAACGCCACCGGGTTGACCTCGTCATACGTCAGCGGCAACGAACATTCAGCCAGCAACGCCAGGGCATCGCTGTTGCGCAGGCCTTTGCTCGTCAACTGGCAGCCCGACGCCACAGGCTTTCCGGCGGCAGTGCTCTTGCCCGCCAGCCGTGCGGCATGCAGCAGGCCGGCGGCGACGGTGGTCTTGCCGACATCCGTATCGGTGCCGGTGATGAAGTAAGCGGCGCTCATAGCGGTTTCTCCAGTACGGCGTATACCACCTGGTAAGTGGCAGGCAGGCCCTTGGCCTGACGGAACTGCTCGTAGGCGTCCACCAGTGCAACAATCCGCGCGCGGCCCGTCAACCCTCCCGGCCGACCCGGGTTGAGGTTATGCGCGCCCAGCGCTTTGAGTTCGTGGGTCAGGCTGCGCACATCCGGGTAGTGCAGCACGTGGGGCTGACGCTCCAGGCTGCGCACGCGCAAACCGCTGTTGGCGCACAGCTGTTGGTAGGCCTCGAAAGTGCGGAAGCGGTTGACGTGCACCAGGCCGTCGGCCGCGCGCCAGCTTTCCCGCAGTTCATCCAGCGTGCCCACGCACAGGCTCGCGAAGGCGAATACACCGCCGGGCTGCAGTACGCGATAAGCCTCGCTGAGCACGGCGTCGAAGTTCGCACACCATTGCACCGCCAGGCTGGAGAAGATCAGCCCGCAGCTTTCGCCCTGCAACGGCAGGCGCTCGGCATCACCGGCGATGAAATGCTCGGCGCCGCCCAGTGGCCGCGCGTGGTTGAGCATGCCTTCGGCAATATCCAGCGCCACGCCCTGGCTGGCGGGCAGGCGCTCAGCGAGCACGCGGCTGAAAAAACCCGTGCCGCACCCGAGGTCCAGCCAGCGTTGCGGATCGATTGCAGCGGGAAGACGAGCCAACAATTCATGGCCCACCGCGCGTTGCAGTTCGGCCACGCTGTCGTAGCTGGCGGCCGCACGGGAAAAGGACGCCGCCACCTGGCGCTTGTCCGGCAAGGCGCCCGGCAGTGGGGGGTGGGCTAAATCAGTCATCAACACACTCATGCAAAAAAGCCTGGATGGCCCCGGCAACACCGTGGGGGTCTTCCAGTAGAAAAGCGTGACCGGTCTGCTCAATCAGACCGATTTCAACATCCGGCAACAAAGCCAGCAGATCACTGGCCGCCTCGGCGGGCACCAGGCCGTCCAGCCCGGCGAACAGGTGCAACTGCGGGCCGCGGTAGGCGAGCAAGGCGTCGCGCGTGTCCAGTTGGGCGAGCAGCTCCAGGCCGGGCATCAACACGCTGGAAGGCGCCGTCGGCGCCCCGCTGACCAGCAGGCGCGACAGCCCGCGCGGGTCTTCGCCGCCCTTGGCACACAGCAGTCCGAAACGTTTAAGGGTGACCTGGGAGTCGGCGTGGCATCCGGCGAGGAACGCGTCGAAGGTTTCGGCCGGCATCGCATTCGGCCAGCCGTCGTGGGCGACAAAACACGGGTTGCTCGCCAGCGTCAGCAGGCCGCAGCAACGCTCGCCGCGCCGCGCCGCCAGCTCGGAGGCGAGCATGCCGCCCAGTGACCATCCGCCTAGCCAGGCGTTGTCCGGCAGCGTGGCGTCGAGTTCGTCGAGCCATTCATTCAGGTCGCTGGAATCGAGCACAGGCAAGGGCTCGATATGCACCTGCAGATGTTCGTCAAGCCCGCGCAAGGCGGCGGCCAAAGGCTCCAGCGGCGAAACGCCGAGGCCCCAGCCGGGCAGCAGGATCAATCGGTCACGCATGGTCGGGCTCCGTAATGCTTAACAACCGGAAACACTCCTCCAATGCGTTTAACAATAGCTGCACCTGCGCTGCGCTGTGGGCCGCCGTCAGCGTCACGCGCAACCGTGCGCTGCCGGCGGGCACGGTCGGCGGGCGAATAGCGGTCACCATCAACCCACGCTCGCGCAGCATCTGCGACAGGCGCACTGCCTTGGCGCTGTCGCCGATCAGAATGGGCTGGATCGGCGTGAAGCTGTCCATCAGGTCCAGGCCCAACTGCTCCGCGCCTTGGCGGAACTGGCGGATCAATCCATTCAGATGCTCGCGGCGCCAATGCTCGGTGCGCAACAGCTCCAGGCTTTTCAGCGTGGCGCAGGCCAGCGCGGGCGGTTGGCTGGTGGTGTAAATGTAGGGCCGGGCGAACTGGATCAGGCTTTCGACCAGCTCTTCACTGCCCGCCACAAACGCCCCGGCGGTGCCGAAGGCTTTGCCGAGGGTGCCGACCAATACCGGCACATCCTCCTGACTCATGCCGAAATGCTCGACGATACCGCCGCCGTTCGCCCCCAGCGGACCGAAGCCATGGGCATCGTCCACCATCAACCAGGCACCTTTGGCACGGGCCTCTCGGGCGAGCGCCGGCAAGTCGGCCAGGTCGCCGTCCATGCTGAACACACCGTCGGTGACCACCAGCGTATTGCCGGTGGCTTTCTCAAGACGTTTGGCCAGGCTGTCGGCGTCGTTGTGCAGGTAGCGGTTGAACCGCGCGCCGGACAGCAAACCGGCATCCAGCAACGAGGCGTGATTGAGGCGGTCTTCCAGCACCGTGTCGCCCTGCCCCACCAGCGCGGTCACCGCGCCGAGGTTGGCCATATAACCGGTGGTAAACAGCAACGCACGCGGGCGCCCGGTCAGGTCGGCCAGGGCTTCTTCCAGCTCATGGTGCGGCGTGGCGTGGCCGACCACCAAGTGCGAGGCGCCACCGCCCACGCCCCAACGGGACGCCCCGGCGCGCCAGGCTTCGATCACGTGCGGGTGGTTGGCCAGGCCCAGGTAGTCGTTGTTGCAGAAGGCGAGCAAGGGCTGGCCGTCGACCACCACTTGCGGGCCTTGGGGGCTGTCCAGCAGCGGGCGCTGGCGATAAAGGTGTTCGGCACGGCGGGCAGCGAGGCGCGCGGCGAGATCGAAAGACATGCTGGCCTCGGGTAGGTCTGGGTGAACACAGCCTCAATGTGGGCTGGTTTGTGTGGGAGCTGGCTTGCCTGCGATAGCATCACCACTGTGTAACTGACACACCGAGGTGCCTGCATCGCGGGCAAGCCAGCTCCCACATAAGCCCGCTCCCACATTTGGAATGCATTCCAAATGGAAGAGTTGGCGTCAAACCACGGCGTTATAGAACTGCTCGCTGCTTTTCTGCTCCACCAACGCCTGCTCGATCGCCGCCTGATGCACTTCATCGGCGTGCTCTTCACGGGCTTCCGGCAAAATTCCCAGGCGCGAGAACAGCTGCATGTCCTTATCGGCCTGCGGGTTGGCGGTGGTCAGCAGTTTGTCGCCGTAGAAAATCGAGTTGGCACCGGCAAAGAACGCCAGGGCCTGCATCTGTTCGTTCATCGCCTCGCGGCCGGCCGACAGGCGCACGTGGGATTGCGGCATCAGGATGCGCGCCACGGCCAGCATGCGGATGAAGTCGAACGGGTCGATGTCTTCGGCGTTTTCCAGCGGTGTTCCGGCCACTTTCACCAGCATGTTGATCGGCACCGATTCCGGATGCTCCGGCAGGTTGGCCAGCTGAATCAGCAGGTTGGCGCGGTCGTCGAGGGACTCGCCCATGCCGAGGATGCCGCCCGAGCAGATTTTCATCCCCGAATCGCGCACGTAAGCCAGGGTTTGCAGGCGCTCGCTGTAGGTACGGGTGGTGATGATGCTGCCGTAGAACTCCGGCGAGGTGTCGAGGTTGTGGTTGTAGTAGTCCAGGCCGGCCTGGGCCAGGGCTTCGGTCTGGTCCTGGTCGAGACGGCCAAGGGTCATGCAGGTTTCCAGGCCCATGGCCTTCACGCCTTTAACCATTTGCAGCACGTAGGGCATGTCTTTGGCCGACGGGTGTTTCCAGGCGGCGCCCATGCAGAAGCGCGTGGAGCCGATGGCCTTGGCGCGGGCAGCCTCTTCGAGGACCTTCTGCACTTCCATCAGCTTTTCTTTTTCCAGGCCAGTGTTGTAGTGGCCCGACTGCGGACAATATTTGCAAT from Pseudomonas tolaasii NCPPB 2192 includes the following:
- the bioD gene encoding dethiobiotin synthase, giving the protein MSAAYFITGTDTDVGKTTVAAGLLHAARLAGKSTAAGKPVASGCQLTSKGLRNSDALALLAECSLPLTYDEVNPVAFEPAIAPHLAAREAGVALTVQSLLKPMQRILALQADFTLIEGAGGWRVPLADQSNLSDLAMALKLPVILVVGVRLGCISHALLTAEAIARDGLVLAGWVANIIDPKTSRLEENLATLAERLPAPCLGRVPKLKQAGAEAVAEYLELDLLD
- the bioC gene encoding malonyl-ACP O-methyltransferase BioC, translating into MTDLAHPPLPGALPDKRQVAASFSRAAASYDSVAELQRAVGHELLARLPAAIDPQRWLDLGCGTGFFSRVLAERLPASQGVALDIAEGMLNHARPLGGAEHFIAGDAERLPLQGESCGLIFSSLAVQWCANFDAVLSEAYRVLQPGGVFAFASLCVGTLDELRESWRAADGLVHVNRFRTFEAYQQLCANSGLRVRSLERQPHVLHYPDVRSLTHELKALGAHNLNPGRPGGLTGRARIVALVDAYEQFRQAKGLPATYQVVYAVLEKPL
- a CDS encoding alpha/beta fold hydrolase translates to MRDRLILLPGWGLGVSPLEPLAAALRGLDEHLQVHIEPLPVLDSSDLNEWLDELDATLPDNAWLGGWSLGGMLASELAARRGERCCGLLTLASNPCFVAHDGWPNAMPAETFDAFLAGCHADSQVTLKRFGLLCAKGGEDPRGLSRLLVSGAPTAPSSVLMPGLELLAQLDTRDALLAYRGPQLHLFAGLDGLVPAEAASDLLALLPDVEIGLIEQTGHAFLLEDPHGVAGAIQAFLHECVDD
- the bioF gene encoding 8-amino-7-oxononanoate synthase, producing the protein MSFDLAARLAARRAEHLYRQRPLLDSPQGPQVVVDGQPLLAFCNNDYLGLANHPHVIEAWRAGASRWGVGGGASHLVVGHATPHHELEEALADLTGRPRALLFTTGYMANLGAVTALVGQGDTVLEDRLNHASLLDAGLLSGARFNRYLHNDADSLAKRLEKATGNTLVVTDGVFSMDGDLADLPALAREARAKGAWLMVDDAHGFGPLGANGGGIVEHFGMSQEDVPVLVGTLGKAFGTAGAFVAGSEELVESLIQFARPYIYTTSQPPALACATLKSLELLRTEHWRREHLNGLIRQFRQGAEQLGLDLMDSFTPIQPILIGDSAKAVRLSQMLRERGLMVTAIRPPTVPAGSARLRVTLTAAHSAAQVQLLLNALEECFRLLSITEPDHA
- the bioB gene encoding biotin synthase BioB → MSASTSATLRHDWSLAEVKALFVQPFNDLLFQAQTVHRAHFDANRVQVSTLLSIKTGACPEDCKYCPQSGHYNTGLEKEKLMEVQKVLEEAARAKAIGSTRFCMGAAWKHPSAKDMPYVLQMVKGVKAMGLETCMTLGRLDQDQTEALAQAGLDYYNHNLDTSPEFYGSIITTRTYSERLQTLAYVRDSGMKICSGGILGMGESLDDRANLLIQLANLPEHPESVPINMLVKVAGTPLENAEDIDPFDFIRMLAVARILMPQSHVRLSAGREAMNEQMQALAFFAGANSIFYGDKLLTTANPQADKDMQLFSRLGILPEAREEHADEVHQAAIEQALVEQKSSEQFYNAVV